The Lewinellaceae bacterium genome has a segment encoding these proteins:
- a CDS encoding alpha/beta hydrolase, producing MKLYAFSGLGADERVFEFLNLEVPIIPVKWIPPQKDESLSEYSKRLSLKIDGREPFGLIGVSFGGMVAGTISKILRPELTIIISSATKSSELPQWWQLVRKTSILKMIPSRVIKPSPFLIRWLFSTKNKQLLDDIIRDTDADFLKWALNCILRWNNSEEPVNCFRIHGDADRLIPLKGIVDFSIQKGGHFMVVDQAKEISAIINKRLKSIQR from the coding sequence ATGAAATTATATGCCTTCAGTGGTTTGGGCGCAGATGAACGTGTATTTGAATTCCTAAATTTAGAGGTGCCGATTATTCCCGTTAAGTGGATTCCTCCACAAAAGGATGAATCACTTTCCGAATATTCAAAAAGACTCTCCTTGAAGATCGATGGGAGGGAACCTTTTGGCTTGATTGGGGTCAGCTTTGGCGGGATGGTGGCAGGTACTATTTCGAAGATTCTTCGTCCGGAATTAACCATTATTATTTCTTCAGCAACCAAATCGTCGGAATTACCCCAATGGTGGCAGTTGGTCCGGAAAACCAGCATTTTGAAAATGATCCCCAGCCGTGTGATCAAACCTTCCCCTTTTTTGATTCGGTGGCTCTTTTCTACAAAAAATAAACAACTTTTGGATGATATCATTAGAGACACGGATGCGGATTTTCTGAAATGGGCGCTTAACTGCATTTTACGTTGGAACAATTCAGAAGAACCGGTAAATTGTTTCAGAATTCATGGTGATGCAGACAGACTCATTCCTTTAAAGGGAATAGTAGATTTTTCCATTCAAAAGGGGGGACATTTTATGGTCGTAGACCAGGCCAAAGAGATTTCAGCCATAATCAATAAGCGATTAAAAAGCATTCAAAGGTGA
- a CDS encoding glycoside hydrolase family 3 C-terminal domain-containing protein, with protein sequence MYMIKKIAGTLLLVGLFVNIGITQPANENIEETIDHLLSQMTLEEKVAMCHAQSKFSSPGVPRLGIPELWMSDGPHGVRAEINWDNWGYAGWTNDSITAFPALTCLAATFNPQLAGQYGFAVGEEARYRKKDVLLGPGVNIYRTPLNGRNFEYLGEDPKLASAMVVPYIKGVQKNGVSACVKHFALNNQELWRGHINVEVSDRALNEIYLPAFKAAVTEGGVWSLMGSYNQFRGQFCTHNEMLMNHILKRDWGFDGVVISDWGSTHDTREAALNGLDIEMGTLTNGLTQSTAYAYDYYFLAKPFLAMLKTGEIDESVVNDKVRRILRLMFRTSMNPNRGFGRINNEEHLQVARKVATEGIVLLKNDNTFFPLDPEKKLTIAVIGENGIRPMTPGGGSSELKAKHEISPLAGLKERFKNAGIIYSMGYASGPSDYGREMTSPYSADSLLKAAVEVASKADVVLFFGGLNKNHFQDCEGADRLEYGLPFGQEELLEKLAAVNSNIGVVLISGNAVDMPWLSKVNAVMQAWYLGSEAGHGLADVISGDVNPSGKLPFSFPVRLGDNPAHFYGKLSYPGDSINQKYQEDILVGYRWHDTKQIRARFAFGYGLSYSIFEISGVKTDKKGYKPGEQIKLSWKVSNTGEADGAEVIQVYVGKPNSKVERAAKELKGFKKIFVGKGDSAKGEISIDVNDLAYYDESISGWNLEKGKYKIYIGNASDNITKELTINVK encoded by the coding sequence ATGTATATGATAAAGAAAATTGCCGGAACGCTGCTGTTGGTTGGTTTATTCGTAAATATTGGAATAACACAACCGGCCAATGAAAATATTGAGGAAACCATTGACCACCTCCTTTCGCAGATGACATTGGAAGAAAAGGTAGCCATGTGTCACGCGCAATCCAAATTCAGTTCCCCCGGCGTCCCTCGCCTAGGCATTCCGGAATTATGGATGTCTGACGGCCCGCATGGAGTAAGGGCAGAAATCAACTGGGACAACTGGGGTTATGCCGGATGGACCAACGATTCGATTACTGCCTTTCCGGCATTGACCTGTCTCGCCGCTACGTTTAACCCGCAACTTGCCGGGCAATATGGTTTTGCTGTAGGGGAGGAGGCTCGTTACCGGAAAAAGGATGTTTTATTGGGCCCGGGGGTGAATATTTACCGCACACCGCTCAATGGGCGTAATTTTGAATACCTGGGAGAAGACCCGAAGCTGGCTTCAGCCATGGTAGTTCCTTATATCAAAGGCGTACAGAAAAATGGTGTTTCTGCTTGTGTCAAACATTTTGCGCTGAATAACCAGGAGTTGTGGCGTGGTCATATCAATGTGGAGGTCAGCGACCGGGCTTTGAACGAAATCTATCTGCCTGCTTTTAAAGCCGCGGTAACGGAGGGCGGTGTATGGTCACTGATGGGTTCATACAATCAGTTTCGGGGGCAGTTTTGTACCCACAATGAGATGCTGATGAACCATATTTTGAAAAGGGATTGGGGATTTGACGGGGTGGTTATTTCCGACTGGGGCAGTACCCATGATACCCGCGAAGCAGCCTTGAACGGATTAGATATCGAGATGGGAACACTGACCAATGGCCTTACTCAATCCACAGCATATGCCTACGATTATTATTTTCTGGCCAAGCCTTTCCTGGCAATGCTCAAAACAGGAGAAATTGACGAATCCGTAGTAAACGATAAGGTGCGGAGGATCCTGCGGCTGATGTTTCGGACCAGTATGAATCCCAATCGTGGTTTTGGCCGCATTAATAATGAAGAACATTTACAGGTAGCCCGCAAAGTGGCAACAGAAGGCATCGTTCTACTGAAAAATGACAACACTTTTTTTCCACTTGATCCGGAAAAAAAGCTGACCATTGCCGTCATTGGCGAAAATGGCATCCGTCCGATGACGCCGGGAGGCGGGTCTTCTGAATTAAAAGCCAAACACGAAATATCTCCTTTGGCCGGATTAAAGGAAAGGTTTAAAAATGCCGGGATCATTTATTCGATGGGATATGCTTCCGGCCCTTCTGATTATGGTCGGGAGATGACTTCTCCTTATTCTGCAGACTCATTGCTCAAAGCTGCTGTTGAAGTCGCTTCGAAGGCTGACGTGGTTTTGTTTTTCGGAGGCTTGAATAAAAACCATTTCCAGGATTGTGAAGGGGCAGACCGGTTGGAATATGGGTTACCCTTCGGCCAGGAGGAATTGTTGGAAAAACTGGCAGCGGTGAATTCAAACATCGGTGTCGTTCTGATTAGCGGCAACGCTGTGGATATGCCCTGGCTGTCGAAGGTAAATGCCGTCATGCAAGCCTGGTACCTCGGAAGCGAAGCCGGTCATGGACTCGCGGATGTCATCAGCGGCGACGTTAATCCTTCGGGGAAATTGCCGTTTTCTTTCCCGGTCAGATTGGGGGATAACCCGGCGCATTTTTATGGAAAATTGTCCTATCCCGGCGATAGCATCAACCAAAAGTACCAGGAAGATATTCTGGTGGGATACCGCTGGCACGATACCAAACAAATCCGGGCAAGATTCGCCTTTGGTTATGGACTTTCTTATTCAATATTTGAAATTTCAGGGGTAAAGACCGACAAAAAAGGGTACAAACCGGGAGAGCAGATTAAGCTTTCCTGGAAGGTGTCCAATACCGGGGAAGCAGACGGAGCCGAGGTAATTCAGGTGTATGTTGGAAAACCTAATTCTAAAGTAGAAAGAGCCGCAAAGGAACTAAAGGGATTTAAAAAGATATTTGTGGGAAAGGGCGATTCCGCTAAGGGGGAGATTTCTATTGATGTAAACGATCTGGCCTATTACGATGAAAGCATTTCGGGCTGGAACCTTGAAAAAGGAAAATACAAAATTTATATAGGAAATGCTTCTGACAACATTACCAAAGAACTAACCATAAACGTTAAATGA
- a CDS encoding glycoside hydrolase family 3 C-terminal domain-containing protein has protein sequence MKLSISFCSLCLFLLVLPIAAKAQQDEVLEKRIRSLVAQMTIEEKIGQTAMRGTSSRVKGTLPEALKNAVREGKVGAMLNVMNKDYVDELQRIAVEESPHGIPLIFGRDIIHGFKTIFPIPLGIAASWDTEVAKTAARISAVEGASGGIRWTFAPMLDICRDSRWGRIAESPGEDPFLGALMGRAWVEGFQGEDLTDPTSMAACAKHFLGYGAAMGGRDYNTVIIHEPLLRNVYLPPFRAAIEAGALTVMTAFNELNGIPASGNEFLLQQVLRDDLSFDGFVVSDWNSIIEMIPHGYARDQKQAAEQAFNAGLDMEMMSQSYENNIKTLLNEGKVTVQQLDFLVSNILRVKFKMGLFEIPFRPKDTDDKLYHSDHLTAAKEAAVKSMVLLKNEALLPLRKGQKVAIIGPLANAPREQLGTWTFDGEAEKTITPVGAFEKESFFAGYSDGLAYSRDTSQSLFSEAIRLAETADVILFFGGEEAILSGEAHSRANIDLPGEQEALIKLLAQTGKPVVLIIMAGRPITISNIIGQVDAVLMAWHPGTMGGPAIHDVLMGISEPGGRLPVTWPKTAGQLPLFYNHKNTGRPADSTRFVHIDDIPVGAWQSSLGNNSHYLDAGFTPHFPFGYGLTYADFSYSNLELSSNTLKMGASLEVTVNITNTGKRRATEVAQLYIRDVTGSITRPVRELKGFKHVVLEAGETRTVGFFVVPEDLKFVNNKLMEVIEPGDFEIWVGPNAQSGLKTGFEFK, from the coding sequence ATGAAATTATCAATTTCCTTTTGTTCATTATGCTTGTTTTTGCTTGTTTTGCCTATTGCGGCCAAGGCTCAACAGGATGAGGTATTGGAAAAACGCATCCGATCCCTGGTTGCCCAAATGACCATAGAGGAAAAGATAGGCCAGACTGCCATGAGGGGAACCTCCAGTCGGGTGAAAGGGACATTGCCCGAAGCTTTGAAGAATGCAGTGCGTGAAGGAAAAGTCGGGGCCATGCTCAATGTGATGAACAAAGATTATGTCGATGAGTTGCAGCGCATAGCGGTAGAGGAAAGCCCCCACGGTATCCCCCTTATTTTTGGAAGGGACATCATCCATGGTTTCAAGACAATTTTTCCGATTCCGTTGGGCATTGCCGCCAGTTGGGATACGGAGGTGGCAAAGACCGCTGCACGTATTTCTGCCGTCGAAGGTGCTTCCGGGGGAATCCGATGGACTTTTGCGCCTATGCTTGACATTTGCCGGGACAGCCGTTGGGGGCGAATAGCGGAGTCACCGGGAGAAGATCCTTTTCTTGGTGCCCTCATGGGCAGGGCCTGGGTGGAAGGCTTTCAGGGAGAAGACCTGACCGACCCGACAAGCATGGCCGCTTGTGCCAAACATTTTCTGGGGTATGGAGCAGCCATGGGAGGCAGGGATTACAATACCGTAATCATTCATGAGCCTCTTTTGCGCAATGTGTACCTGCCGCCATTCCGTGCGGCTATTGAGGCCGGCGCACTAACCGTTATGACGGCTTTTAATGAGTTAAACGGCATTCCTGCATCAGGCAATGAATTTTTATTACAACAGGTATTGAGGGACGATTTGTCTTTTGACGGGTTCGTGGTCAGCGACTGGAATTCGATTATTGAAATGATTCCCCATGGTTATGCCCGGGATCAAAAGCAGGCGGCCGAACAGGCCTTTAATGCAGGGCTGGATATGGAAATGATGAGCCAGTCTTATGAAAATAATATCAAAACCTTATTGAACGAAGGCAAAGTGACCGTTCAGCAACTGGACTTCCTGGTCAGCAATATCCTAAGGGTAAAATTTAAAATGGGGTTATTTGAAATACCTTTCCGCCCAAAAGATACCGATGACAAGCTGTATCACTCCGATCATTTGACGGCCGCCAAAGAAGCTGCCGTGAAAAGCATGGTATTGTTAAAAAACGAAGCGTTACTGCCTTTGCGAAAGGGTCAAAAGGTGGCCATTATCGGGCCCCTGGCGAATGCTCCAAGGGAGCAACTCGGCACCTGGACTTTTGACGGGGAGGCAGAAAAAACCATCACGCCGGTTGGTGCTTTTGAAAAGGAATCCTTTTTTGCCGGGTATTCCGATGGACTGGCCTACAGTCGTGATACTTCACAAAGTTTATTTTCGGAAGCCATTCGACTTGCCGAAACCGCTGACGTGATCCTGTTTTTCGGAGGAGAGGAAGCCATTCTGTCGGGTGAAGCCCACAGCCGTGCCAATATCGATCTGCCGGGAGAACAAGAGGCTTTGATCAAATTATTGGCCCAAACAGGTAAACCCGTCGTTTTGATCATCATGGCCGGCCGGCCGATCACGATTTCTAATATTATCGGCCAGGTGGATGCTGTACTCATGGCCTGGCACCCGGGCACCATGGGAGGTCCGGCTATTCACGATGTATTGATGGGAATTTCAGAACCTGGAGGGCGTCTTCCGGTTACATGGCCAAAGACAGCGGGGCAACTGCCTTTGTTTTATAATCATAAAAATACGGGCCGCCCTGCAGACAGTACCCGTTTTGTCCATATTGATGATATCCCTGTCGGAGCCTGGCAAAGTTCACTGGGCAATAATTCCCACTACCTCGACGCTGGGTTTACTCCCCATTTCCCCTTTGGATACGGGCTGACTTATGCAGATTTTTCTTATTCCAACCTTGAGCTTTCTTCCAATACGTTAAAAATGGGAGCGTCCCTCGAAGTTACGGTCAACATTACCAATACAGGTAAAAGAAGGGCGACGGAAGTGGCTCAACTATATATCCGGGATGTTACAGGAAGTATCACTCGTCCGGTCAGAGAACTGAAAGGGTTTAAACATGTTGTGCTTGAAGCGGGAGAAACCAGGACGGTTGGCTTTTTCGTCGTGCCGGAAGATTTGAAATTTGTCAATAACAAACTGATGGAAGTCATTGAGCCTGGAGATTTTGAAATTTGGGTAGGACCAAATGCCCAGTCAGGTTTGAAGACAGGGTTTGAATTTAAATAA
- a CDS encoding class IV adenylate cyclase, with product MPTLIEIKARCRNPRVIKTILETRGADFKGIDHQIDTYFVVPNGRLKLRQGNIENTLIHYHRDNQAGPKKSAVNLYHPQDGASLKITLESALDKLVVVDKQRHIYFIDNVKFHVDEVKGLGTFVEIEAIDHADLKMEATLLKQCQDYMELLKIDEADLIEVSYSDMLLGLKK from the coding sequence ATGCCGACCCTTATTGAAATCAAAGCCCGTTGTCGAAATCCACGGGTCATCAAAACGATTCTTGAAACCAGGGGAGCTGACTTTAAAGGCATTGATCACCAGATCGACACCTATTTTGTCGTGCCCAATGGCCGGTTGAAATTGAGACAGGGGAATATCGAAAATACCCTCATTCATTATCATCGGGACAACCAGGCGGGGCCTAAAAAATCTGCTGTGAATTTATATCATCCACAAGACGGCGCCTCTCTGAAAATAACCCTGGAATCAGCTCTTGACAAGTTGGTGGTGGTCGACAAGCAACGGCATATATATTTTATTGATAACGTAAAATTCCATGTGGATGAGGTAAAAGGATTGGGTACTTTTGTGGAGATCGAAGCCATAGATCATGCGGATTTGAAAATGGAAGCCACCCTGTTAAAGCAATGTCAGGATTATATGGAGTTATTGAAAATCGATGAAGCTGATTTGATCGAAGTGTCTTACAGTGATATGCTTTTGGGGCTGAAAAAATAA
- a CDS encoding gluconate transporter, whose product MNVILSVLFGIIILLSMILLLRIPAFISLLVASILTGLFVGLDSEAIINTVQTGMGSTLGFVAVVVGLGAMFGAILEKSNGAEAIAGYLTRAMGEKKAPFAMLITGFVVAIPVFFDVAFIILIPVLYALQKKSGKSLLAFAIPLLAGLATTHTFIPPTPGPVAVADIIKADLGWVILVGFLAGVPTAIISGLVFGKYISKKIFIQAKTVANAEIKSSENLPPISLVFGIILIPIFLILCGTMIKSGLLPVENAPLENILILIGHPFSALILANLTIWYVLGIRRGFSSKELFRITSKSMEPAGTIILLTGAGGVFKQVLITTGAGEIIANTFSDWGFPILLFGFMAACAIRILQGSATVAMITAAGLVAPVLVNLPLSGGELAALVIAIASGASILSHVNDSGFWLVKEYLGMDEKQTFRSWSMMTTLLALTGFLASAILFYIF is encoded by the coding sequence ATGAACGTTATCCTAAGCGTACTTTTCGGAATAATTATTCTGCTCAGCATGATCCTGCTACTGCGAATTCCGGCATTCATTTCCTTATTGGTGGCGAGTATTCTCACCGGCTTATTCGTCGGGCTGGACAGCGAGGCCATCATCAATACGGTGCAAACGGGCATGGGATCCACCCTGGGTTTTGTTGCCGTGGTGGTAGGACTTGGCGCCATGTTCGGAGCCATCCTTGAAAAATCAAACGGAGCTGAAGCTATAGCCGGTTACCTCACCAGGGCCATGGGCGAAAAAAAAGCCCCTTTTGCCATGCTTATCACTGGCTTTGTGGTGGCTATTCCTGTTTTCTTTGACGTAGCTTTTATCATTCTGATTCCCGTCCTGTATGCTTTACAGAAAAAATCAGGAAAATCGTTGCTTGCCTTTGCGATTCCTTTGCTGGCGGGGTTGGCTACTACGCATACTTTTATTCCGCCAACTCCCGGACCTGTAGCAGTTGCAGATATTATCAAGGCAGACCTGGGATGGGTCATTTTAGTGGGTTTTTTGGCGGGAGTGCCCACGGCCATCATCAGCGGGCTTGTCTTTGGAAAATACATTTCCAAAAAGATATTCATCCAGGCAAAAACGGTAGCGAATGCCGAAATTAAATCCTCAGAAAACCTGCCGCCGATAAGCCTTGTTTTTGGCATCATACTAATCCCCATATTTTTAATTCTTTGCGGCACCATGATAAAATCGGGTCTCTTACCCGTTGAAAATGCCCCCTTGGAAAATATTTTAATACTGATCGGCCATCCGTTTTCCGCCTTGATTTTGGCCAATTTGACCATATGGTATGTACTGGGAATCAGAAGGGGATTCTCTTCGAAAGAACTTTTCAGGATTACCTCCAAATCGATGGAACCAGCGGGAACGATCATATTACTCACAGGAGCCGGAGGGGTTTTTAAACAAGTTTTGATCACCACCGGAGCCGGGGAGATTATTGCGAATACTTTTTCAGACTGGGGATTTCCCATCCTGCTTTTCGGATTCATGGCGGCCTGTGCTATCCGGATATTACAGGGGTCGGCAACGGTGGCTATGATCACGGCCGCTGGGTTGGTAGCTCCTGTTTTGGTGAACCTGCCGTTATCAGGGGGTGAACTGGCCGCTCTCGTCATTGCCATCGCTTCGGGCGCCAGCATCCTCTCCCATGTCAATGACAGTGGCTTTTGGCTGGTCAAAGAATACCTGGGAATGGATGAAAAACAGACTTTCAGGTCGTGGAGCATGATGACCACTCTCCTTGCGCTGACAGGTTTCCTGGCTTCGGCTATTTTATTCTATATTTTTTAA
- a CDS encoding mevalonate kinase, translating to MPEYNSKLLLFGEYLIIRSGRALAVPYQAFGGGWDFDPENLALQQNLPALANHLSNLSKKGNLLCELNLEAFFRDLDKGLFFDSNIPVGYGLGSSGALSAALYDKYGTDKIDKNAVEQFGTLRKILSQIENFFHGSSSGIDPLISYINQPVVIGEDGSVELISLPETKESQPFFLLDTQMPRQTGPLVQLFLKKCEYEAYSQQIDGSLTSASISAIDHFIQNNQISLAADFTRISALQYDLFFEMIPESFRRIWQAGLDSGAFSLKLCGAGGGGFMLGYAADLKRTVEMLNFFNWKWVEI from the coding sequence ATGCCAGAATACAATTCCAAATTGCTGCTTTTCGGAGAATACCTCATCATCCGCTCCGGCCGTGCGTTGGCCGTGCCTTACCAGGCATTCGGGGGGGGATGGGATTTTGACCCTGAAAACCTGGCCCTGCAGCAAAATCTGCCTGCTTTGGCGAACCACCTCTCGAATCTGTCAAAAAAGGGCAACTTGTTGTGCGAACTGAACCTCGAAGCTTTTTTTCGCGATTTGGACAAAGGCTTGTTTTTTGATTCCAATATTCCTGTAGGATATGGTTTGGGCAGTTCCGGTGCCTTAAGTGCCGCTCTTTATGACAAGTATGGAACCGATAAAATCGATAAAAATGCGGTGGAGCAATTCGGCACTTTGCGAAAAATATTGTCACAGATCGAAAATTTTTTCCATGGATCTTCGTCAGGTATTGACCCGCTGATCAGTTATATCAATCAGCCGGTGGTGATTGGAGAAGACGGAAGCGTGGAGCTTATTTCCTTGCCGGAAACCAAGGAATCCCAGCCCTTTTTCCTGCTGGATACCCAAATGCCGAGACAAACGGGCCCCCTGGTGCAATTATTTTTAAAAAAGTGTGAGTACGAGGCTTATAGTCAACAAATTGATGGTTCCCTGACCTCCGCTTCAATTTCAGCCATCGATCATTTTATTCAAAACAACCAGATCTCCCTGGCAGCGGATTTCACCCGGATCAGTGCCCTTCAATACGATTTGTTTTTTGAAATGATCCCCGAATCCTTCCGCCGCATTTGGCAGGCGGGTCTTGATTCCGGCGCCTTTTCCTTAAAGTTGTGCGGTGCCGGCGGCGGCGGATTTATGCTGGGTTATGCTGCCGATCTCAAGCGCACCGTAGAGATGTTGAATTTTTTTAATTGGAAGTGGGTGGAAATTTAA
- a CDS encoding T9SS type A sorting domain-containing protein, which translates to MQPILYNFPMAVKANLNRKVLITFILITNITLLYGQDFKTIGYLPYYRFGASELIAYEKLTHLNIAFGYPDAAGNISVGGQDITMVVSLAHEQEVEVFLSIAGGSSTTQQNWLNLLQPQNRSAFIQKLVSFTVGHNLQGIDVDLEWGDVTDNYSGFVLELKDTMEVYGLTMTAALPGSYRYPQVSDEALEAFDWINMMVYDHTGPWAPNSPGQHSPYSKAVDAIAYWSITQGIPTEKLTLGVPFYGYNFNDPGDVYSFTYASIVAQDTENADLDQVGLAFYNGRPTIEAKTILALENLSGIMIWELGQDAFGSIVEYSLLETIYQTIQSYFVSTETPEIGLTLNVFPNPFEDQLHVEQSGSDQTLVQLSNIHGAILWRQEVDAFQNNLDIPTQNIPAGFYILSISDGNNIVSRKIVKQ; encoded by the coding sequence ATGCAACCAATTTTGTACAACTTCCCAATGGCCGTGAAGGCAAATTTGAACCGGAAGGTGTTGATTACATTCATACTTATTACCAATATAACTTTGCTTTATGGCCAGGATTTTAAAACCATCGGTTACCTGCCTTACTACAGGTTTGGGGCGTCAGAGCTGATCGCTTACGAAAAACTCACCCATTTAAATATTGCCTTTGGTTATCCTGATGCCGCGGGTAACATCAGTGTTGGCGGGCAGGATATTACCATGGTGGTGAGCCTTGCGCACGAGCAGGAGGTGGAAGTTTTTCTTTCCATAGCAGGAGGAAGTTCAACTACCCAGCAAAACTGGCTGAATTTACTTCAACCGCAAAACAGGTCCGCCTTTATTCAGAAACTGGTCAGTTTTACGGTAGGTCATAACCTCCAGGGGATTGATGTGGACCTGGAGTGGGGAGATGTGACAGACAACTACAGCGGCTTTGTCCTTGAGCTTAAAGATACCATGGAGGTTTATGGGCTCACCATGACGGCCGCCCTCCCGGGAAGTTATCGTTATCCCCAGGTATCCGATGAAGCACTGGAGGCTTTTGATTGGATCAACATGATGGTTTACGACCATACCGGCCCTTGGGCACCCAACAGCCCCGGGCAACATTCTCCCTATTCAAAAGCCGTAGATGCTATCGCCTATTGGTCCATAACCCAGGGAATTCCTACCGAAAAACTCACGCTCGGCGTTCCCTTTTACGGGTATAATTTCAACGATCCCGGGGATGTTTATTCTTTTACCTATGCTTCAATAGTAGCCCAGGATACTGAAAATGCTGACCTCGACCAGGTAGGGCTGGCTTTTTATAACGGACGTCCCACCATAGAAGCCAAAACCATTTTGGCCCTGGAAAACCTGAGTGGTATCATGATATGGGAATTGGGGCAGGATGCATTTGGCAGCATCGTTGAATATTCCTTGTTGGAGACCATTTACCAGACGATTCAATCTTATTTTGTAAGTACTGAAACACCGGAAATAGGGTTGACCTTAAATGTCTTCCCTAATCCTTTTGAGGACCAGTTGCATGTTGAGCAATCTGGAAGTGACCAGACTTTAGTGCAGCTTAGTAATATTCATGGGGCCATTTTATGGAGACAGGAAGTTGATGCTTTTCAAAATAATCTGGATATTCCAACCCAAAACATTCCTGCCGGATTTTATATTCTGAGTATTTCCGATGGAAACAATATCGTATCCCGCAAAATCGTCAAGCAATAA